In the genome of Actinomycetota bacterium, the window AATAAGAAATGGATAAACACGAGTGAGTCGCAATGAATTGTTGATCGCCCGTGGCGGGGTGAGAAAATGAGGCTTCTGCAAAACATCCTCGGAGATGATTACCCGGAAGACCAGGCGGGGTTTACCCTCATAGAGTTATCCATCATCGTGGTTATCCTGGGCATCGTGCTCACCCTGGCGGTCGTCAATTACGCCAATACCAGCAGGTCCATGGCCTTGAAGGGGGCCCAGAGGCAGGTGGAAGCGGCCCTCACCCGGGCCATGAACGCGGCACGCCAGGAAAATGTCGCTTACCGGTTGATCTTTTATCCTCAGTCGGACGCTGCCCACCCGAACTCCTACGAGTTCCTTCACCGGGTGGAAAGTGCCGGCAACTGGAACCTGGAGCCGGTGGACAGGTCGGTGAGTGGGGAAGAGGTCACGGAGGACGCGGGCCATTACTACATAGAGGTTTCCAACGGTGTGAAAATCTTGAACGATACGGCAACGGTCATCGATTTCGTCCCCCGGGGAACCACCCAGACCGTTACTCCCGCCACCATCACCCTGGGGCTGGGTGGATCCACCATCAGCGTGGTCCTTGATGCGCAAGGAAGAATAAATCCGCAATAATGTTTTGCAGGCTTGGAGAGGTGGAGAGTGCGAGATGTGGCTGCGAAGGAAATTGGATAACCAAGAGGGTTTTTCACTGGCCGAGATGCTGGTGGCCGGCCTGATAATAGTGGTGGGACTCATCCCCATCATCCGCATGTTCGACGCTTCCTTTTCGGGAATGAGGGCCTTCGAGAAGATGCAGAAGAGCGTGAGCTGCGCCCAGGCCGCCCTGGAAAAAATTCGCTCCATGCCTTTTTATGAACCCCATAAGGATACCGATGTGAACTTGAATTTCGACATCGACGATCATTTCTGGGGCAGTAGAAGTCCCATAACCAGCAATCCGGCGGATGGGGAAGGAAAACCGGATTGGAGCGCCGTTCCCGAGGTCACCTACTTCAACTACGGCGGTTTCCCGGGATACGAACCCTACCGGGTGACGGTCCAGCTCTCCTATCTCGAGGACGACACGGGCGTGGCGGTGATGAAAAGCGACTGGGGGCCTAAAACGGTGGGGAAAGACCGGCCCACTAACAGCGACAACCAGGTCATCCACCTACTGTTGGTTAAAGTGAACGTTTACTGGCAGTCGGGGGATGGAGAGGACAGTTACGTGCTGCAGAGCATCATCACCGACACCGAGGCCATCTACAACATCGGTATATCCAG includes:
- a CDS encoding prepilin-type N-terminal cleavage/methylation domain-containing protein, which codes for MRLLQNILGDDYPEDQAGFTLIELSIIVVILGIVLTLAVVNYANTSRSMALKGAQRQVEAALTRAMNAARQENVAYRLIFYPQSDAAHPNSYEFLHRVESAGNWNLEPVDRSVSGEEVTEDAGHYYIEVSNGVKILNDTATVIDFVPRGTTQTVTPATITLGLGGSTISVVLDAQGRINPQ